The proteins below are encoded in one region of Myxocyprinus asiaticus isolate MX2 ecotype Aquarium Trade chromosome 13, UBuf_Myxa_2, whole genome shotgun sequence:
- the cdr2a gene encoding cerebellar degeneration-related protein 2, translating into MLTDVIVEEEFEHNEEELWYSRKDLEHDLHLAAELGKTLLDRNHELEQGLQQMYSTNQEQLQEIEYLTKQVDLLRQMNDQHAKVYEQLDLAARDLEKSNQRLVLENRTAQQKIQGLTETIDGLQTHMEGLQKQVDDLKTSQSKRDLADARRCLGAQSMSCLKEIYDLQQVKYLSLENLREEKSYPALDDRHAEEENSTLQHTLHTLKAQLAAERARRVEAEQETELTVQENSMLEQRLSLLEGARHRQAELEAEVEELQQLWRSESSSAKPTDALLPDNVFFSAEERVGPEDEEELEAEFQQGRRRCISESYVRGARAEDIRRGHERTCIRRAQAVKQRGISLLNEVDAQYSALQVKYDELLRRCQQGADKLSHKGVQTAAANVQRRKSLIKTATATTTNSICSADELHQPEYIALFKELFTCIQKTKEDLSENGAGQKKSQ; encoded by the exons ATGCTGACGGACGTGATAGTAGAGGAGGAATTTGAACACAATGAGGAGGAGTTGTGGTATAGCAGGAAGGATTTGGAACATG ATCTGCATTTGGCCGCTGAGCTGGGCAAGACTCTGTTGGACAGGAACCATGAGCTGGAGCAGGGCCTTCAGCAGATGTACTCCACCAATCAGGAGCAGCTGCAGGAGATTGAG TACCTAACGAAGCAGGTGGATCTCCTGCGGCAGATGAACGACCAGCATGCCAAAGTATACGAGCAACTGGACCTGGCAGCACGAGACCTGGAGAAAAGTAACCAAAGACTGGTGCTGGAGAACCGCACAGCCCAGCAAAAAATCCAGGG TCTGACTGAGACCATAGATGGATTACAGACTCATATGGAGGGTCTGCAGAAGCAGGTGGATGATCTGAAGACGTCCCAGTCAAAGAGAGACCTTGCTGATGCACGCCGCTGTCTTGGAGCCCAGAGCATGTCCTGCCTAAAAGAAATATATGATCTGCAACAAGTCAA GTATCTGAGCTTAGAGAACCTGCGTGAGGAAAAGTCCTACCCTGCCCTGGATGACAGACATGCGGAGGAGGAGAACTCAACCCTGCAACACACCCTCCACACCCTGAAGGCGCAGCTGGCGGCAGAGCGTGCCCGACGTGTGGAGGCAGAGCAGGAGACGGAGCTGACGGTGCAAGAAAACAGCATGCTAGAACAGCGTCTGAGTCTTCTGGAGGGAGCACGCCATCGCCAGGCAGAGCTGGAAGCTGAGGTGGAGGAGCTACAGCAGCTGTGGCGCTCCGAGTCATCCAGCGCAAAACCAACAGACGCTCTGCTGCCCGACAACGTTTTCTTTTCCGCTGAGGAAAGGGTGGGGCCAGAGGACGAGGAGGAGCTAGAGGCAGAGTTTCAACAGGGGAGGCGTCGCTGCATTAGTGAGAGCTACGTCCGAGGGGCTCGAGCCGAGGATATCCGGCGCGGACACGAGCGCACGTGCATCCGGCGAGCTCAGGCAGTGAAGCAGCGCGGAATCTCGCTGCTGAATGAGGTTGATGCGCAGTATAGCGCACTGCAGGTGAAGTATGACGAGCTGCTCCGTCGCTGCCAGCAGGGGGCGGACAAGCTCAGCCACAAGGGTGTGCAGACAGCCGCCGCTAACGTGCAACGGCGCAAGAGTCTGATAAAGACCGCAACGGCAACAACAACAAACTCCATCTGCTCCGCAGATGAGCTCCATCAGCCAGAATACATAGCCCTGTTTAAAGAGCTCTTCACCTGCATTCAGAAAACCAAAGAGGACCTGAGTGAGAACGGGGCTGGGCAGAAGAAGTCTCAGTGA